One genomic segment of Paenibacillus sp. FSL H8-0332 includes these proteins:
- the rpmG gene encoding 50S ribosomal protein L33: MRVIVTLACTETGDRNYTTTKNKRTTPERLEMRKYCPRLKRITLHRETR, translated from the coding sequence ATGAGAGTAATCGTTACCTTGGCCTGTACGGAGACGGGCGACCGCAACTATACCACCACGAAGAATAAGAGAACGACACCGGAACGTCTGGAGATGAGAAAATATTGCCCGCGCCTGAAGCGCATCACGCTGCACCGGGAGACCCGCTAA
- a CDS encoding GTP-binding protein codes for MKIPVIMLSGFLGSGKTTLLLSLLKESKRRGLNPGIIMNELGAKDVDGYILQESTGTRVEKLLDGCICCSRKEELPRSLTALLARRPDIIYIELTGVADPDEIVRSLLTPPLADRLQLHHAITLLDAENVLEYSSRFSSDKQLVRTLRQQITTADLIIVNKSDLVEPETLWKIEKMVYKQNSESEIVFTHYSQINLAPLLTGIAVRGLKDSAPRRGPGNVSGAALQRMNTGSSSGSSATAVHEPVSGTDGSFSQVAAVTLTVPPAWAGSLRREELEQFLQQWGYSLLRAKGHVRLAGEDSVQLVQLAGNRISWEASSYPGQPYIVCIGLNLDEKAISRSWAALFS; via the coding sequence ATGAAGATACCTGTGATTATGCTGAGCGGATTTCTGGGGAGCGGAAAGACGACCCTGCTGCTGAGTCTGCTGAAGGAGAGCAAGCGGAGGGGCCTGAACCCGGGGATAATCATGAATGAGCTGGGCGCAAAGGATGTGGACGGCTATATCCTGCAGGAGAGTACCGGCACCCGTGTGGAAAAGCTGCTGGACGGCTGCATCTGCTGCAGCCGCAAGGAGGAGCTGCCGCGCAGCCTGACCGCCCTGCTGGCACGCCGCCCGGACATTATCTACATCGAGCTTACAGGAGTAGCCGATCCTGACGAGATCGTGAGGTCACTGCTTACACCGCCGCTGGCAGACCGGCTGCAGCTGCACCACGCCATCACGCTGCTGGATGCGGAGAATGTCCTGGAGTACAGCAGCCGCTTCTCATCCGACAAGCAGCTCGTCCGCACGCTGCGCCAGCAGATCACCACCGCCGATCTCATCATCGTCAACAAAAGCGATTTGGTTGAACCGGAGACCCTGTGGAAGATCGAGAAAATGGTCTACAAGCAAAACTCGGAATCCGAAATTGTCTTCACCCACTACAGTCAGATTAATCTCGCGCCGCTGCTGACAGGCATCGCCGTGCGCGGACTGAAGGATTCTGCTCCCCGGCGCGGCCCCGGCAATGTCAGCGGTGCCGCCCTCCAGCGGATGAACACGGGCAGTAGCAGCGGCAGCAGTGCAACGGCAGTACATGAGCCGGTATCCGGGACGGACGGCTCTTTTTCCCAAGTGGCGGCAGTAACGTTAACCGTTCCCCCGGCATGGGCCGGAAGCCTCCGGCGGGAGGAGCTGGAGCAATTTTTGCAGCAATGGGGCTACAGTCTGCTCCGGGCCAAGGGTCATGTGCGGCTTGCAGGCGAGGATTCCGTGCAACTGGTGCAGCTCGCGGGTAACCGCATCTCCTGGGAGGCTTCAAGCTACCCGGGCCAGCCTTATATCGTCTGCATTGGCCTGAATCTGGACGAGAAGGCGATCAGCCGCAGCTGGGCGGCCTTGTTCAGCTAA
- the rpsN gene encoding 30S ribosomal protein S14, giving the protein MAKKSKVVKEQKRQELVAKYADKRRELKAAGDVMALQKLPRDSSATRQKNRCSVSGRPRGYLSTFKISRIVFRELAHKGQIPGVTKSSW; this is encoded by the coding sequence GTGGCCAAGAAATCAAAGGTTGTGAAGGAACAGAAGCGGCAGGAGCTGGTGGCGAAGTACGCTGACAAGCGCAGAGAGCTGAAGGCGGCGGGCGATGTGATGGCACTGCAGAAGCTGCCCCGGGATTCCTCAGCCACCCGTCAAAAGAACAGATGCAGCGTGTCGGGCAGACCGCGTGGCTATCTGAGTACATTCAAGATATCCCGGATCGTCTTCCGGGAGCTGGCGCATAAGGGGCAAATTCCCGGCGTTACCAAATCCAGCTGGTAG
- a CDS encoding Dabb family protein, with the protein MIKHIVFFKLKDRSPDKVAETVAVLRNMEGRIPQLLSIEVGADLIHSERSFDIALVTVVASMEDLQAYQVHPAHKEVIAHINEVKELSIAVDYEI; encoded by the coding sequence ATGATCAAGCATATTGTTTTCTTCAAATTAAAGGACCGGTCCCCGGACAAGGTCGCAGAGACGGTTGCAGTCCTCCGTAATATGGAAGGAAGAATTCCGCAGCTGCTGTCCATTGAAGTCGGGGCCGATCTGATTCACTCGGAGCGTTCGTTCGATATCGCCCTGGTCACGGTTGTTGCCTCGATGGAGGATTTGCAGGCGTATCAGGTGCATCCGGCCCACAAGGAAGTCATTGCCCATATCAACGAGGTCAAGGAGCTGTCAATAGCGGTCGATTACGAGATCTGA
- a CDS encoding metal ABC transporter ATP-binding protein, whose protein sequence is MILSSIRDVVFGYGDEPVIDRLSLDLEAGQFIGITGPNGAAKTTLLKLMLGLLKPWSGTVTLNREITGGSRLEIGYVPQQVASFNAGFPSKVIELVRSGCYSRLGLFRRFTKEQEALVESSLRQVEMWEYRNRRIGELSGGQKQRICIARALAQQPQVLVLDEPVTGMDAASRTGFYELMRHYVSRHGRTVIMVTHGLEETSSYLDTVITLERKEQEGWTCLVTNSCNAHFGQEA, encoded by the coding sequence ATGATTTTGTCATCCATCAGGGATGTGGTGTTTGGTTACGGGGATGAGCCGGTCATTGACCGCTTGTCGCTGGATCTGGAGGCCGGACAGTTCATTGGGATTACCGGACCGAACGGAGCAGCGAAGACCACGCTGCTGAAGCTGATGCTGGGCTTGCTGAAGCCTTGGAGCGGAACGGTTACTCTGAACCGGGAAATTACCGGAGGGAGCAGGCTGGAAATCGGCTATGTACCGCAGCAGGTAGCCTCCTTCAATGCCGGATTTCCGAGCAAGGTGATTGAGCTGGTCCGTTCCGGCTGTTATTCCAGGCTGGGGTTGTTCCGCCGCTTCACTAAGGAGCAGGAGGCACTCGTAGAGAGCAGCCTGCGGCAGGTGGAGATGTGGGAGTACCGTAACCGGAGAATCGGCGAGCTGTCCGGCGGGCAGAAGCAGCGGATCTGCATCGCCCGCGCGCTGGCCCAGCAGCCGCAGGTGCTGGTGCTGGATGAGCCGGTAACGGGGATGGATGCTGCCAGCCGCACCGGATTCTATGAGCTGATGCGGCATTATGTCAGCCGCCACGGCCGGACTGTCATTATGGTTACACACGGCCTGGAAGAGACAAGTTCCTATCTGGATACCGTGATTACACTGGAACGCAAGGAGCAGGAGGGTTGGACATGCTTGGTTACGAATTCATGCAACGCGCATTTTGGGCAGGAGGCCTGA
- a CDS encoding permease, translating to MTTLNPIKIFPLLFSAAFLLTAGSLWLPGYLGLLDNGYVETFKTAFLGILLEALPFVLLGALLSSLLRVFVPDELISRWIPRRAVPAILFGCLLGILFPVCECGMIPLVRRLMHKGMPLYVAIVFILSGPILNPVVYGATLTAFRSHPELAYSRMGLAFAVAACIGLIIYGTVRRSPLRLSIRREEREEQHGTLRGGRAAAVLVHTSDEFFEMGKFLIIGCLLTAGIQTFMNQSSLSAIGDRPLGSYVFMMGLAFALSLCSTSDAFVASTFLHTFPAGALLAFMVLGPMLDVKNALMLLSLFKTRFALYLFFLIAAAVFTGSVLASFWL from the coding sequence TTGACAACCCTTAATCCGATTAAAATATTCCCGCTGCTCTTTTCCGCCGCTTTTCTGCTCACAGCGGGCAGCCTGTGGCTCCCCGGCTATCTGGGCCTGCTCGACAACGGCTATGTCGAGACATTCAAAACCGCATTCCTCGGCATTCTGCTGGAAGCCTTGCCGTTTGTCCTGCTGGGCGCACTGCTCTCCTCCCTGCTCCGCGTCTTCGTGCCGGACGAGCTGATCTCACGCTGGATTCCGCGCCGCGCGGTTCCGGCGATACTCTTCGGCTGCCTGCTCGGAATACTCTTCCCCGTCTGTGAATGCGGGATGATTCCGCTGGTCCGCCGCCTCATGCACAAGGGTATGCCGCTCTACGTCGCCATCGTGTTCATTCTGTCCGGTCCGATCCTCAATCCGGTCGTCTACGGGGCAACCCTGACGGCCTTCCGCTCCCATCCGGAGCTGGCCTACAGCCGAATGGGACTGGCTTTTGCTGTGGCGGCATGTATTGGCCTGATCATCTACGGGACCGTCCGCAGGTCACCGCTGCGCTTATCCATCCGCCGGGAGGAAAGGGAAGAACAGCATGGGACTCTGCGCGGCGGCCGGGCGGCGGCGGTCCTGGTGCATACGTCGGATGAATTTTTTGAGATGGGCAAATTCCTGATTATCGGCTGTCTGCTGACTGCGGGCATCCAGACCTTCATGAATCAGAGCAGCCTGTCCGCCATTGGTGACCGTCCGCTCGGCTCCTACGTGTTCATGATGGGACTGGCCTTCGCACTCTCGCTCTGCTCCACCTCCGACGCCTTCGTTGCGTCCACCTTCCTGCATACCTTCCCGGCCGGGGCGCTGCTCGCCTTCATGGTGCTGGGACCGATGCTCGATGTCAAGAACGCATTGATGTTGCTCTCGCTGTTCAAAACCAGATTCGCCCTGTACCTGTTCTTCCTCATTGCCGCGGCCGTCTTCACCGGCTCCGTGCTGGCTTCATTCTGGCTGTAG
- a CDS encoding GTP-binding protein, translating to MDKIPVTVLSGYLGSGKTTLLNHILHNREGLKVAVIVNDMSEVNVDANLVKSGSSLSRTEEKLVEMSNGCICCTLRDDLLREVNHLALEGRFDYILIESSGISEPVPVAQTFTYPNPELDIDLTELARLDTMVTVVDANRFWHDFASGDSLLDRNMTAGEGDFRDIVDLLIDQIETCDVLLLNKCDLVEEQELNRLEAVLRRLQPRAKIIRTVNAQVELSEILNTRRFDFEQTSQSSGWIAELAKEEHTPETEEYGITSFVYRRRAPFHPQRLSFFFSNWPSEVVRAKGLVWLAASGDLAATISQAGPSIQFGPAGYWLATLPEEQQQEVLAAEPDVLAKWDEQWGDRLNEIVFIGVQMNREDIEARLDRCLLTAEEMKQDWTIFNNPLPWQVEELLAAGQE from the coding sequence ATGGACAAAATTCCTGTAACGGTGCTAAGCGGATACCTTGGTTCCGGCAAGACGACACTGCTCAATCATATTCTGCATAACCGTGAGGGCCTGAAGGTGGCCGTTATCGTCAATGATATGAGTGAAGTGAATGTGGATGCGAATCTGGTGAAATCCGGCAGTAGCCTCTCCCGCACAGAGGAGAAGCTGGTGGAGATGTCCAATGGCTGCATCTGCTGCACCCTCCGCGATGACCTGCTGCGCGAAGTGAATCATCTCGCCTTGGAGGGGCGCTTCGATTACATTCTGATCGAATCCTCCGGCATCAGCGAGCCGGTCCCGGTGGCCCAGACCTTCACTTACCCGAACCCGGAGCTGGATATCGACCTGACGGAGCTGGCCCGGCTGGACACGATGGTAACGGTGGTCGATGCCAACCGCTTCTGGCATGATTTCGCCTCAGGCGACAGTCTGCTGGACCGCAATATGACGGCGGGCGAAGGCGACTTCCGGGATATCGTTGATCTGCTGATCGATCAGATCGAGACCTGTGATGTGCTGCTGCTCAACAAGTGCGATCTGGTGGAGGAGCAGGAGCTGAACAGGCTGGAGGCGGTTCTGCGCAGACTTCAGCCGCGGGCGAAGATCATCCGTACGGTAAATGCACAAGTGGAGCTGTCCGAGATTCTGAATACGCGGCGGTTCGATTTCGAACAGACCAGCCAGTCGTCCGGCTGGATCGCTGAGCTTGCCAAGGAGGAGCACACACCAGAGACTGAGGAATACGGCATTACCTCCTTCGTCTACCGCCGGAGAGCACCGTTCCACCCGCAGCGGCTGAGCTTCTTCTTCAGCAACTGGCCCTCTGAGGTCGTCCGGGCAAAAGGACTGGTCTGGCTGGCAGCCAGCGGTGATCTGGCAGCGACCATCAGCCAGGCGGGGCCGTCCATCCAGTTCGGTCCCGCCGGTTACTGGCTGGCTACCCTACCGGAGGAACAGCAGCAGGAGGTGCTGGCTGCGGAACCGGATGTGCTGGCGAAATGGGACGAGCAGTGGGGAGACCGGCTGAATGAGATCGTCTTCATCGGAGTCCAGATGAACCGTGAGGATATCGAAGCCCGCTTGGACCGCTGCCTGCTGACCGCAGAGGAGATGAAGCAGGACTGGACGATATTCAACAACCCGCTTCCTTGGCAAGTAGAGGAGCTGCTTGCTGCGGGACAGGAATAG
- a CDS encoding metal ABC transporter permease: protein MDMLGYEFMQRAFWAGGLIGLIGPLLGVYLMLRRQVLMADTLSHVSLAGVALGSVLGWNPALSGFVVAVAGGLIIEQLRRSYRTYSELPVAIIMTSGLALAVVLMSLKQNLTKSFSSYLFGSIVAVSDTQLKLIAVVAAAGLLYFIILRRPLYSLTFDEETAAISGVHTGWLSFSFAVLTGMTVAAAMPVVGVLLVSALIVLPASIALRMASGFTAAIIISVSVGLTGVFSGLTASYYINTPPGGTIALILLVFLLLAIAVQKLIRLRSRSQYSSQANEEKGSHNIC from the coding sequence TTGGACATGCTTGGTTACGAATTCATGCAACGCGCATTTTGGGCAGGAGGCCTGATCGGGCTGATCGGACCACTGCTGGGAGTCTACCTGATGCTGCGCAGGCAGGTGCTGATGGCCGATACGCTGTCTCATGTCTCCCTTGCCGGAGTTGCACTGGGTTCCGTGCTGGGATGGAATCCAGCTCTGAGCGGCTTCGTTGTAGCTGTAGCAGGAGGATTGATCATTGAACAGCTGCGCCGCTCTTACCGTACATACAGCGAGCTTCCGGTAGCCATTATTATGACCTCCGGCCTGGCGCTGGCCGTCGTGCTGATGAGCTTGAAGCAGAATTTGACCAAGAGCTTCAGCTCTTATCTGTTCGGCTCCATCGTTGCTGTAAGTGATACTCAGCTTAAGCTGATAGCCGTGGTGGCCGCAGCCGGTCTACTCTACTTCATTATTCTGCGCCGCCCGCTGTACAGCCTGACCTTCGACGAAGAGACCGCCGCTATCAGCGGTGTCCATACCGGATGGTTGTCCTTCTCGTTCGCTGTACTAACCGGCATGACCGTTGCCGCAGCCATGCCGGTGGTGGGAGTGCTGCTCGTATCCGCTCTGATTGTGCTGCCCGCTTCCATCGCGCTGCGGATGGCCTCAGGCTTCACGGCAGCTATCATAATCTCCGTCAGCGTGGGGCTGACCGGTGTGTTCAGCGGGCTTACAGCTTCCTACTATATCAACACGCCTCCAGGAGGCACGATTGCACTCATTCTGCTGGTATTTCTGCTGCTGGCCATTGCGGTGCAGAAGCTGATCAGGCTGCGCAGCCGCAGCCAGTATTCATCTCAAGCCAATGAAGAAAAGGGGTCTCACAACATATGTTGA
- a CDS encoding helix-turn-helix transcriptional regulator has translation MAKNQQETHKIQAWSLINRKYLGQGVRVKRFRRPKRSQIRNRVLLAILMAKDMKLSRLAEELSVSSRSVSAWVYEGRIPSRTNLDKVCRHLGYPPHILFNEALLRQSPIVCQPTPSRFMKRTLAHSPQHNAILTGLCMVYDFSVTDVSIWIGVHPGTFRKWLHHCHLPTLALQEKAENFFRIPRHILFADCELH, from the coding sequence ATGGCTAAAAATCAGCAAGAAACACATAAAATTCAGGCCTGGTCTCTGATCAACCGCAAATATCTTGGACAAGGCGTACGGGTCAAAAGATTTCGCCGCCCCAAACGCAGCCAGATCCGCAACCGCGTTCTGCTGGCCATCCTGATGGCCAAGGACATGAAGCTCTCCCGGCTCGCAGAAGAGCTCTCCGTCTCCTCACGCAGTGTAAGCGCATGGGTCTATGAAGGACGCATTCCCTCCAGAACCAATCTGGACAAGGTCTGCCGCCATTTAGGCTATCCGCCCCATATCCTGTTCAATGAAGCTCTTCTGCGGCAAAGTCCGATTGTGTGCCAGCCGACCCCATCCCGTTTCATGAAAAGAACGCTCGCCCATTCACCGCAGCACAACGCGATTCTGACCGGACTCTGCATGGTTTATGATTTCTCTGTAACCGATGTCAGCATCTGGATCGGCGTCCATCCCGGTACCTTCCGCAAGTGGCTGCACCACTGCCATCTGCCTACCCTGGCTCTACAGGAGAAGGCCGAGAATTTCTTCCGCATTCCGCGGCATATCCTGTTCGCCGACTGCGAGCTGCATTAA
- a CDS encoding HepT-like ribonuclease domain-containing protein, protein MYYVNRKQIEVILEQIPDLKRGLAHAASSWDGSTLLGLVQERCLHLAVEVVTDVGSCLIDGFIMRDAGSYEDIISIIHEEKVLGDSGIYEDLTSLVALRKPLVQDYFVWERKKLHPMTLTLPDILEKFACEVRRYLDQELGSGVTG, encoded by the coding sequence GTGTATTATGTCAACCGGAAGCAAATAGAAGTTATACTTGAACAGATCCCTGATCTTAAGCGAGGTCTAGCACATGCAGCTTCTTCCTGGGACGGCAGTACGCTGCTGGGTCTGGTGCAGGAACGGTGTCTACATCTGGCCGTTGAAGTCGTGACGGATGTGGGCAGCTGTCTGATTGACGGGTTCATTATGCGTGATGCCGGAAGCTACGAGGATATTATATCTATTATTCATGAGGAAAAGGTGCTGGGAGACAGCGGGATCTACGAGGATCTGACTTCACTTGTAGCCTTGCGCAAGCCGCTGGTTCAAGATTATTTTGTGTGGGAACGTAAGAAGCTGCACCCCATGACTCTGACGCTGCCGGATATTCTGGAGAAGTTCGCCTGCGAGGTGCGCAGGTATCTGGATCAGGAGCTGGGCAGCGGGGTCACGGGCTAG
- a CDS encoding class I SAM-dependent methyltransferase: MNGYWSKRFAQEGMIWGSEPSTSAAWAKRKFQESGVSTVLVPGAGYGRNTKVFSADFTVYGIELSEPALELGAAWDPGTSFIAGSALEPQLGQPVDAVYCYDVLHLFLAGDRRRLIEASLSQVRTGGLLYFTSFSDEDRHNGCGRELEPGTFEYKENKYAHFFSDADLREHFAGTEILETGSFTESLQSPQGGTHQYILRTILVLKR, from the coding sequence ATGAACGGGTACTGGAGTAAAAGATTTGCGCAGGAGGGGATGATCTGGGGGAGTGAGCCAAGCACGTCCGCAGCATGGGCGAAGCGAAAATTCCAGGAGTCAGGAGTATCCACTGTGCTCGTTCCGGGTGCCGGGTATGGGCGGAATACCAAGGTATTCTCTGCTGATTTTACAGTATACGGCATAGAATTAAGTGAACCAGCGCTTGAGCTTGGCGCAGCATGGGACCCTGGAACTAGCTTTATTGCAGGCTCGGCACTGGAGCCGCAGCTGGGGCAGCCTGTGGATGCCGTTTACTGCTACGATGTTCTGCATTTATTCCTCGCGGGGGACCGCCGCAGGCTGATTGAGGCCAGTCTCAGTCAGGTCAGAACTGGAGGACTGCTCTACTTCACCAGCTTCTCCGATGAAGACCGCCATAACGGCTGCGGACGAGAGCTGGAGCCGGGTACTTTTGAATATAAAGAGAATAAATATGCCCACTTCTTCAGCGATGCCGATTTGCGGGAGCATTTTGCCGGGACAGAGATTCTGGAGACAGGTTCGTTTACCGAATCACTACAGAGCCCGCAGGGCGGGACTCATCAATACATACTAAGAACGATCCTTGTGCTCAAACGGTAA
- a CDS encoding TIGR03943 family protein translates to MNNSGSIRFHYVLRAVILLAFALYIGHLVQQDALHYYVAPKLARWIRLCPVPLSLMALSLGLQAVLGRSSALCDCEHRLPRSILGSSALYSLFLLPLLLGFLLPDRALGSAAAAKKGLALSYTAVESATGDRFTPANPYEAEFAELAGQLYRQPVIPVFPEIFSETLGALNLYKSQFEGKEISVSGFLYREPQGSGQSGYAVSRFLVQCCTADATPFGILLAPGTQISLPADTWIEVRGKLHVTLREGMETLQIAPQSITAVAVPSTPYVYTNADAAAAWKELQP, encoded by the coding sequence ATGAATAATTCCGGGAGCATCCGGTTTCACTATGTACTCAGGGCGGTTATTCTGCTCGCCTTCGCCCTCTATATAGGACATCTGGTCCAGCAGGACGCGCTCCATTATTATGTTGCGCCCAAGCTGGCCCGCTGGATCAGGTTATGCCCGGTTCCGCTCTCCCTGATGGCGCTCAGCCTGGGGCTTCAAGCTGTGCTGGGCAGAAGCTCCGCCCTCTGCGACTGTGAGCACCGCCTGCCCCGCTCCATCCTGGGCAGCTCCGCGCTGTACAGCCTGTTCCTGCTTCCGCTGCTGCTCGGCTTCCTGCTGCCCGACCGGGCACTCGGCAGTGCCGCAGCGGCCAAGAAAGGCCTTGCCCTGTCATACACTGCTGTAGAGTCCGCCACCGGGGACAGATTCACTCCGGCCAACCCTTATGAGGCCGAATTTGCAGAGCTGGCCGGTCAGCTGTACCGGCAGCCCGTCATCCCTGTGTTCCCTGAGATTTTCTCGGAAACGCTGGGCGCCCTTAATCTCTACAAATCGCAGTTCGAGGGCAAGGAAATCTCCGTATCCGGCTTCCTGTACCGCGAGCCGCAGGGGTCCGGCCAATCCGGCTATGCAGTCAGCCGCTTCCTGGTTCAATGCTGTACGGCAGATGCCACCCCCTTCGGCATTCTTCTTGCGCCGGGTACACAAATAAGCCTGCCCGCCGATACCTGGATTGAGGTTCGGGGCAAGCTTCATGTGACGCTCCGTGAGGGAATGGAGACCCTGCAGATCGCTCCGCAGAGTATAACCGCAGTGGCAGTGCCGTCCACGCCTTATGTGTATACGAATGCCGATGCCGCAGCGGCATGGAAAGAGCTGCAGCCTTAA
- a CDS encoding DUF6157 family protein: protein MSYTDTFIRIAEDCPVETGTIPVSDRLLPPAHVIQYHLLAGSPYRYNHEELLYQVYVRHKVIPEAEHESRREEIWTALFSKNHPCLRASMLPKKYGWGVHYDAEGKIALYAKESPKYDYYTTKDEAGVKLLNAMRNKRS from the coding sequence ATGAGCTATACCGATACTTTTATCCGGATTGCTGAAGATTGCCCAGTGGAGACCGGCACCATCCCTGTATCTGATCGTCTGCTCCCGCCTGCTCATGTCATCCAGTATCATCTGCTGGCGGGCTCGCCTTACCGTTATAACCATGAAGAACTGCTATACCAGGTGTATGTGCGGCACAAGGTAATTCCAGAAGCGGAGCATGAATCACGCCGGGAGGAGATCTGGACGGCGCTGTTCTCGAAGAATCATCCGTGCCTGCGGGCCTCCATGCTGCCCAAGAAATACGGCTGGGGTGTCCATTACGATGCTGAGGGGAAGATCGCACTCTATGCCAAAGAGTCTCCAAAGTATGATTATTACACTACCAAGGATGAAGCCGGAGTGAAGCTGCTGAATGCCATGCGGAATAAGCGGAGTTAA
- a CDS encoding metal ABC transporter substrate-binding protein: MLKFKSIAISNSSAQSTFTFRIRHLAALSLTAMLVISGCGNNTATQAASTSSPGASPSAAAEASSVPAADKLNIKVSFYPMYEFTKSITGDLANVEVLVPPGVEPHDWEPTAKDMADISDADVLVYNGAGMEGWAQQIVDGAAGSDLITIEASKGLQIIEGTEHEHEHEHEHSHEEEAAAEADHDHDHSHNDSATGEADHDHDHDHDHGGLDPHVWLDPVMAIKEVRTIEAALSAAFPGNAAAFHANSDAYITKLEKLDQDFRAGLQNTKRKDFITQHAAFGYLAQQYGLTQVPIAGLSPEQEPSAAQMAKIVEFAKANKVTTIFFETLVSSSVADTIAQEIGAKTAVLNPIEGLTEEDAAQNLDYLSLMRQNLAALIQALNE; this comes from the coding sequence ATGTTGAAATTCAAATCCATAGCAATATCCAATTCAAGCGCACAGTCCACATTCACATTCAGAATCCGTCATCTTGCCGCCTTGTCCCTGACCGCCATGCTGGTGATCTCCGGCTGCGGCAACAACACTGCAACCCAAGCCGCTTCAACCAGCAGTCCGGGGGCTTCACCATCGGCTGCGGCCGAAGCTTCATCTGTACCCGCAGCGGATAAATTGAATATTAAGGTTAGCTTTTACCCGATGTACGAATTCACGAAAAGCATTACCGGCGACCTTGCCAATGTGGAGGTGCTGGTCCCGCCCGGAGTCGAGCCGCATGACTGGGAACCGACTGCGAAGGATATGGCCGATATTTCGGATGCAGATGTGCTTGTCTATAATGGCGCAGGCATGGAGGGCTGGGCGCAGCAGATTGTGGACGGTGCTGCCGGAAGTGATCTGATTACGATAGAGGCGAGTAAAGGACTCCAGATTATTGAAGGAACAGAGCACGAACATGAACATGAACATGAACACAGCCATGAAGAGGAAGCTGCGGCTGAAGCAGATCACGATCATGACCATTCCCATAATGATTCCGCTACCGGTGAAGCAGACCATGACCACGATCACGACCACGATCATGGCGGTCTCGATCCGCATGTCTGGCTGGACCCGGTGATGGCTATCAAGGAGGTCCGCACCATTGAAGCAGCACTCTCCGCAGCTTTTCCCGGAAATGCAGCCGCCTTCCATGCTAACAGCGATGCTTATATCACCAAGCTGGAGAAGCTGGATCAGGATTTCAGAGCCGGGCTTCAGAACACGAAGCGTAAGGATTTTATTACCCAGCATGCCGCCTTTGGTTATCTGGCACAGCAATATGGCTTGACTCAGGTGCCGATTGCCGGGTTGTCGCCGGAGCAGGAGCCGTCTGCTGCACAGATGGCCAAGATTGTGGAGTTCGCCAAGGCGAATAAGGTGACTACGATCTTTTTCGAGACCTTGGTCTCCTCTAGTGTCGCCGATACTATTGCCCAGGAAATAGGAGCCAAGACCGCCGTGCTGAATCCAATCGAAGGATTAACAGAGGAAGACGCTGCTCAGAATCTCGATTACCTGAGTCTGATGCGGCAGAATCTTGCAGCGCTAATCCAGGCGTTGAACGAATAA